From the Chitinophaga lutea genome, the window CTTCTCCTTCGCCATCTGCTTTAATACTTCGACCTTTTCAAGATTCTTTATGAGATTCTCTCCCTGGAAACGCGGGAAGTGATGATGGTAGGCATTGGCCGGCAGCGGCGCTTTCATGTCGCCGGTAAGCAGGCCTTCGGCCGTATTGGCAAAGGCCACAACGCCTATCCCCAGTTCTTTGGCCGCGGGAAGCAGGTCGCTTTCTATCTGGCGGTCTGCCAATGAATACCCGATCTCCAGTGCCGTTACAGGGTGTATGCTATTTACCTTCCGCAGTTGCTCCGCGGTGATTTCAGAAACGCCGAGGTGGCGCACCTTCCCTTCCTTGATGAGGTCGGCAACCGTGCCGATCACATCTTCGTCCGGCACGCTCCCGTCGAGCCTGCACGGCTGGTAAAGATCGATGATATCTGTCCCCAGGCGCACCAGGGAATAATTGATGAAGTTTTTGATGGATGCGGGGCGCAGGTCCAATCCCAGTAACCGGCCACCGTAGAAGATCGCACCAAACTTGACGCTGATAAATGCGTCGTCCCGCCTGCCTTTGATGGCCTTCCCTACCAGCAGCTCGTTATGCCCGGCGCCGTAAAAATCTCCCGTATTCAGGAAGTTGATACCGCTGTCCAGCGCCGCCTGGATGGTAGCGACGCTTTCTTTTTCATCATTCATCCCGCCGCCCCAGACAGGGGACATGCGCATACAGCCTAAACCCAGTTTGGATACGAGCGGGCCGTTCTTTCCCAAAGCTATCTTTGTTGTTGTCATTACCTTTATTTTATTGATTAACGACACAAAGATCAGTCTTCAAAGCCCCTGGCTGCTTTCCTCCATAGCTCAATTTACTTGCCTGGGCGGCTCAGCCGCAATGACATCTTCTTTGGGGCCTATGCGTTCAAATTTTGACGGGCGGCTTCCGTTAAAAGAGCACTGGAGTCGGAGGAAAGTTCTTAACCGGCCTGGTTTGTTTCAGGTAGCTGAAAATCGCGTCGAGATCTTCATCCGTTAATTCGGTATAGTTCGTCCACGGCATGGGAGGCAGCAGGGAACGACCTTTTTCAGCTCCTTTGAGCTTTCCGTGTCTCATAGCGGTTTTGAAATTGTCAAGCGTCCAGTTGCCGATGCCGCTGACGTCGCTGGTAATATTCAGCGCGAAACTGATGCCCCAGGGACCTGCGGCGGCCGTCATATCTTCATTGAACTGCGCGATGCCCTTTTTTGCCAATGCAGTGTCAAAGGC encodes:
- a CDS encoding aldo/keto reductase produces the protein MTTTKIALGKNGPLVSKLGLGCMRMSPVWGGGMNDEKESVATIQAALDSGINFLNTGDFYGAGHNELLVGKAIKGRRDDAFISVKFGAIFYGGRLLGLDLRPASIKNFINYSLVRLGTDIIDLYQPCRLDGSVPDEDVIGTVADLIKEGKVRHLGVSEITAEQLRKVNSIHPVTALEIGYSLADRQIESDLLPAAKELGIGVVAFANTAEGLLTGDMKAPLPANAYHHHFPRFQGENLIKNLEKVEVLKQMAKEKGYTPAQLAIAWVNVQDDHIMPLVSMSRRSRLPENRRAMEIAFTAEELNTLHTHFAPGAIVGGTYLQR
- a CDS encoding c-type cytochrome, giving the protein MIKLIPTATVVASFLLTLFISCDSANNNASGGQYGDSASLVKRGEYLVTISGCNDCHSPKRMGNMGPEVIPETRLSGYPSGRPVAAFDTALAKKGIAQFNEDMTAAAGPWGISFALNITSDVSGIGNWTLDNFKTAMRHGKLKGAEKGRSLLPPMPWTNYTELTDEDLDAIFSYLKQTRPVKNFPPTPVLF